A window of uncultured Fibrobacter sp. contains these coding sequences:
- a CDS encoding zinc ribbon domain-containing protein has translation MEVREVLLKLRSNQNLTQDQMAERLHVTRQAVSRWETGETQPNTEMLKVISREFDESINTLLGAPRQLFCQCCGMPLSEDSMISREPSGEFNEDYCKWCYTDGKFVYNDKSVLLDFLLSHMPNPDNTSDAERRAFFDKHLSQLKHWKQA, from the coding sequence ATGGAAGTACGAGAAGTTTTGCTTAAGTTGCGCTCGAATCAAAACCTGACCCAGGACCAGATGGCAGAACGCTTGCATGTAACGCGCCAGGCTGTGAGCCGCTGGGAAACTGGCGAAACCCAGCCGAATACCGAAATGCTCAAAGTCATCTCCCGTGAATTCGACGAGTCCATCAACACGTTGCTCGGCGCTCCGCGCCAACTCTTCTGCCAATGCTGCGGAATGCCTCTCAGCGAAGATTCCATGATCAGCCGTGAACCCAGCGGCGAATTCAACGAAGATTATTGCAAGTGGTGCTATACCGACGGTAAGTTTGTTTACAACGACAAGTCGGTCCTCCTCGATTTTCTGCTTTCGCACATGCCCAATCCCGACAATACTTCCGACGCAGAACGCCGTGCCTTTTTCGACAAACACCTCTCGCAACTAAAGCATTGGAAACAAGCGTAA